TCTAATAATCTCCGCATCGCATCGCATTATTCGTGTAGGATTTGATAGTGGAGGCGGCACGACGAATGAATGAAACCAGGGACGATCACGACCAAGGAGCTGGGCACGGTGATGCGGTCGCTGGGGCAGAGCCCGAcggaggaggagctgcaggagatGGTGGACGAGGTGGACGCGGACGGCAGCGGCGCCATCGacctgcaggagttcctgaccctgCTGGCGCGCCAGATGCGGGAGGCGAGCGGCGCCGACGAGGACGAGCTCCGGGAGGCCTTCCACGTCTTCGACCAGGACCAGAACGGCTTCATCTCCCGCGACGAGCTCCGCCACGTCCTCCAGAACCTCGGCGAGCGCCTCTCCGAGGAGGAGCTCGCCGAGATGCTCCGCGAGGCCGACGCGGACGGCGACGGCCAGATCAACTACTCCGAGTTCGCCAAGGTCATGCTTGCCAAGTGAGCCGTCGTTTGTCTCTGTCATCCACTCGTCCTGATCCCTCTTTTCTCCCGCACCATCGATCAAGCTTGACCTGACGGAATTGATCATGCATGGTTTGGGGTTCTTGTGCAGACGAAGGAACCAGGAGCTGGAAGAGCATGGGAGTGAATCGTCTCACTCCAAGGGACtctgcccctcctgtataatcctCTGAAACTCGACTCGTTCTGCCACCCTAGTTTCTACTTTCTAGCTGCCAGGAGGAAGAAATGTACTGTAACTAACAGCAAGCAAAGCAGAAGAATCTGCATGGCTCACGGtgtaattttttttaaaaaaactactGAAATGAATGGCAGATTTAGCCATTCTGTTCAGTAAAGGAAATCAACATGAATAATAATGTTAGACAGAAGAAGAAGTTTACAAAACAGAAGGTTGCAGTTAACTGAACAGAATGGCTAAAATCTGCCTCATGCTTCTGAATCTTGCAaacattctctctctctctcttgatcTCCTGCGGGTACAGTGACTAGAACCTAGAGTAGAGACTACAGAATAGTAAGGTTTGCAAAATCACCATGATGGCCATATGTTGATGGGAAATCCTAAACCGATAAAAAACTGTAAGAATTTTCAGAACTAACCGCATAGGCATACAGAACTCCGTAATTGTGTGACAGGCTTTTGCTGGCAGAAATTCAGAGAAAAACCAAGTGCACACCACACCACACGGCAGGCAATGTCCTGATAAAATCACGATGGTTTAAGCTATCTCACTTTGCAATTTAAAAGTTCTAGCCCTCCTTTGATTGCTGAAATTTCAGAGAAATTATACGTGCATTTTATAAGAATCAGATCATTTTCACAGGAAAAACGGAAAAAAAATACATAAATCCAAAGAGGCCCTAGGTCAGCACCGGTAGGATTCTCGTAGGAGCGTGAGATCAAAGGTCGGGGTCGAAATTTATGATTTCAAAAAGGCACCGTGGTTCAAAAGCCATGACTTGTTTAGTAAACGTTAGCATCTTTTTTTTTCATACAAAAAGGTCATTCAACTTGACATGATTCTAGAACTGTATCTTCTTCCAACAGATGGAGCAGTACGAGCTAGCTAGCGTGGTTTCCAAGCGACATAGTAGCTAGAAATAGATCGATAGATAGCTCCAGATGCATGGCTTTCCAATTCCAAGACCCCGACGTGTGTGTCTCTCTCTATCTGCCCCAATACAACACAGAGGTGTCTCACTGTTCCTTAATCTCTATGCACAATGATGGCCTGTGCCTGCCCATGCGGTTCGAGTTCGACGACAGAGCGTGACACGGACAGACACGCCGACAACAACTCCGTCGATCATGCCGAATGATATGATGGCCCCCGTGCCCGGCCAAGGCCAATCACCACGCTGAAGATCGCTGTCAGAAGCCACCGGAAGGACTAACCTAGCTACTAGCTCGTATAGGTCGCGCCATCATCTCATACAAAAAAGTTGTGGAGCGCTATCATGTTGATTCTTTCTTTCTTCTACTCCGTCCATCCATAAATATTGTTCGTTCTCACTTTTGGAGGGGTACATATTAAAGTTGTGTTTGGTTTCCAATAGATTTTTGGAATCTAGCTATTCCCGTTACCCGAGACTATCTCTTTCAATGTTAATAATGGGATTCTCCACACATGACAGAATATCCGAGATGTAAAATGTGCAGTGTTTGGTTCCTTGCCCGAGTACTAGGGCCAGATTCTGACTATCTCACTGAACCAAACGCCTCCTAGAAGGTGGGAGCAAAACTGCTCTCCTACATATGTAGGAAACGATGACGTCTAAGAGGATATAAATTAGAACTttcaaaactttcgctaaactagacaATAAATAGAATCCTAGATCAAAACCTAAGCAAATATGTTCGCTAAGGCCCTATTTGGGAACAAAGTATTTGGAAACCACGGTTTTTAAAATACTACATtatactttagtcatgacaaTACC
This portion of the Zea mays cultivar B73 chromosome 2, Zm-B73-REFERENCE-NAM-5.0, whole genome shotgun sequence genome encodes:
- the LOC100285141 gene encoding calmodulin isoform X1, with amino-acid sequence MEEVEQQLTKKQIEEFREAFSLFDKDGDGTITTKELGTVMRSLGQSPTEEELQEMVDEVDADGSGAIDLQEFLTLLARQMREASGADEDELREAFHVFDQDQNGFISRDELRHVLQNLGERLSEEELAEMLREADADGDGQINYSEFAKVMLAKRRNQELEEHGSESSHSKGLCPSCIIL
- the LOC100285141 gene encoding calmodulin, whose translation is MEEVEQQLTKKQIEEFREAFSLFDKDGDGTITTKELGTVMRSLGQSPTEEELQEMVDEVDADGSGAIDLQEFLTLLARQMREASGADEDELREAFHVFDQDQNGFISRDELRHVLQNLGERLSEEELAEMLREADADGDGQINYSEFAKTKEPGAGRAWE